The Candidatus Accumulibacter similis genome has a segment encoding these proteins:
- a CDS encoding HDOD domain-containing protein, giving the protein MRQMELGTPGLGDAALIDTTFLFTDIEGSTSLWEIESQAMRLALQRHNTLLSAAIERHGGLVFKTVGDAYCVTFDDAAAALRAASQIQTGLAGEQWPTRSPLRVRIALHSGPAYLSGGDYFGRTLNRVARLLAVTHGGQTLLSSATEALVRSTLPAGSSLHDVGMLRLRDLPQPIHAFQLVHPGLPTRLLEANDGLDGNKLTAEPLARFRPIDVYEVPTLPAVVMQALRVMQDPASDARAVEQVIIHDPAISAKILRVANSAFFGLSRRVGTIADAVRVLGFTNVQGMLISVGAFDSFRTERLNLVAFWKHSIAAATAARFLAAAIRYPGDEAFMAGLLHDIGKLIFAVQAESSYRHVLELERNSALGSLDAERTLFEFTHPEVGQMVAERWDLPARYIAAIAHHHDPDASGDEYRFCALVGLANRAAHAALDGFVETIASDQDAAQLRRLGLRPALWDDCLAHLHAARPTIEGFVGAIR; this is encoded by the coding sequence ATGCGGCAGATGGAACTCGGGACACCCGGCCTCGGCGATGCCGCGCTGATCGACACCACCTTCCTGTTTACCGACATCGAAGGGTCGACGAGCCTCTGGGAAATCGAGTCGCAGGCGATGCGGCTCGCGCTGCAGCGGCACAACACGCTCCTCTCGGCGGCGATCGAGCGCCACGGGGGACTGGTCTTCAAGACCGTCGGCGACGCCTACTGCGTCACCTTCGATGACGCTGCAGCGGCGCTGCGGGCCGCCAGCCAGATCCAGACGGGCCTCGCCGGTGAACAGTGGCCGACGCGCAGCCCGCTGCGCGTGCGCATTGCACTGCACAGCGGGCCGGCCTACCTGAGCGGCGGCGACTACTTCGGTCGCACGCTCAATCGCGTTGCCCGCCTGCTGGCGGTGACCCACGGCGGCCAGACCCTGCTCAGCTCGGCGACCGAGGCGCTGGTGCGCAGCACCCTGCCCGCCGGCAGCAGCCTGCACGATGTCGGCATGCTCCGCCTGCGCGACCTGCCGCAGCCGATCCACGCCTTCCAGCTCGTCCATCCCGGGCTGCCGACCCGGCTCCTCGAAGCGAACGACGGCCTCGACGGCAACAAGCTGACGGCCGAGCCACTGGCCCGCTTCCGGCCGATCGACGTCTATGAGGTGCCGACCCTGCCGGCAGTGGTCATGCAGGCGCTGCGAGTGATGCAGGATCCCGCCAGCGATGCGCGCGCCGTCGAGCAGGTGATCATTCACGACCCGGCGATCTCGGCGAAGATCCTGCGTGTTGCCAACTCGGCGTTCTTCGGCCTCAGCCGCCGCGTCGGTACGATTGCCGATGCCGTCCGCGTCCTCGGTTTCACCAACGTCCAGGGCATGCTGATCTCGGTCGGCGCCTTCGATTCCTTTCGCACCGAGAGACTGAATCTGGTTGCGTTCTGGAAACACTCGATCGCCGCCGCGACGGCAGCCCGCTTCCTCGCGGCCGCCATCCGCTACCCTGGCGACGAGGCTTTCATGGCCGGGCTGCTGCACGACATCGGCAAGCTCATCTTCGCCGTCCAGGCCGAGTCGAGCTACCGCCATGTGCTCGAGCTGGAACGCAATTCGGCGCTCGGCAGTCTCGACGCCGAGCGCACGCTGTTCGAGTTCACCCACCCGGAAGTCGGCCAGATGGTTGCCGAACGCTGGGACCTGCCGGCACGCTACATCGCCGCAATTGCCCACCACCACGACCCCGACGCCAGCGGTGACGAGTACCGCTTCTGCGCCCTGGTCGGCCTCGCCAACCGGGCCGCGCACGCTGCCCTCGACGGTTTCGTCGAGACAATCGCCAGCGACCAGGATGCCGCGCAACTGCGACGCCTCGGGCTGCGCCCCGCGCTCTGGGACGACTGCCTGGCGCACCTGCACGCAGCGCGGCCAACGATCGAAGGCTTCGTCGGCGCGATCCGCTGA
- a CDS encoding LysR family transcriptional regulator ArgP has product MLDYASLAALAAIVREGSFERAARALKVTPSAISQRIRLLEDRVGCALVVRGQPCQATAMGRRLCQHVDRVRLLEQELHEALPTLAPTGDFRVPLPIAVNADSLATWFAPALATFAAEAPVLLEVAVDDQDHTAEWLRSGIVLAAVTGSARPAVGCNSQPLGAMRYLAACSPSFMQLHFSDGVGAGSLARAPSLAFNAKDELQTRWVFRLCQRHVELPHHTLPSTQAFVIATLAGMGWGLHPQALIAPQLDDGSLVELVPDTAFDVPLYWQHARASSALLDGLTRQVLAAGRTALIPP; this is encoded by the coding sequence ATGCTCGACTATGCTTCACTGGCTGCGCTGGCGGCCATCGTCCGCGAGGGCAGCTTCGAGCGTGCCGCTCGCGCGCTCAAGGTGACGCCGTCAGCCATTTCGCAGCGGATTCGGCTGTTGGAGGATCGTGTCGGTTGCGCACTCGTGGTACGCGGACAGCCCTGCCAGGCGACGGCAATGGGTCGCCGTCTTTGCCAGCATGTCGACCGGGTTCGTCTTCTGGAGCAGGAGTTGCACGAAGCATTGCCGACGCTTGCACCGACAGGCGACTTCAGGGTGCCGCTGCCCATCGCGGTCAATGCCGACAGCCTGGCCACCTGGTTCGCACCGGCGCTCGCCACTTTCGCCGCCGAAGCTCCGGTGCTGCTGGAGGTCGCGGTGGACGACCAGGACCACACCGCCGAGTGGTTGCGCAGCGGCATCGTCCTCGCCGCCGTGACTGGCTCAGCACGTCCGGCGGTCGGCTGCAATAGCCAGCCGCTGGGTGCGATGCGCTATCTGGCGGCTTGCAGTCCGTCCTTCATGCAACTTCATTTCAGTGACGGGGTTGGCGCGGGCAGTCTGGCGCGCGCACCGAGTCTCGCCTTCAATGCCAAGGACGAGCTGCAGACGCGCTGGGTGTTTCGACTCTGCCAGCGGCATGTCGAATTGCCTCACCACACGTTGCCGTCGACGCAAGCATTCGTGATCGCGACATTGGCGGGCATGGGGTGGGGACTGCATCCGCAGGCGCTGATCGCTCCTCAGCTCGACGATGGCTCGCTCGTCGAACTGGTGCCGGATACGGCGTTTGACGTGCCGCTGTATTGGCAGCACGCAAGAGCATCATCGGCATTGCTTGATGGATTGACCCGGCAGGTTCTGGCGGCCGGCCGAACTGCACTGATCCCGCCCTGA
- a CDS encoding ABC transporter substrate-binding protein translates to MRLSAWLRAALASLLAFLAASAGADIVIGQVAAFSGPLAPTGTHMRAGAQLLFDAVNAEGGIHGARIRLVSADDGYKTDETVRLAREMLRHEQPLAFIGFVGTGNVEAMLDHKVLAEAGIPLIAVRSGAETLVRRNDPFLFMTRASYAEEIDRITDQYATTGYKRFAVLYQDDAFGKGALASAEQSIQKAGGTLVAKGAYEKNTTNVGAAVQTIAAAQPQAVILIANTAASAEFLLQSRAAGNLAQYVALSVTDAAQVVQKIGAEKAAGLALTQVVPDPNSHTIPLIKEIQDNFRKFKPKDVTLNHTFVEGYLGAKVLVEALRRAGPEPTRRRLRDALEALPNHDVGGVFISFSPRRHAGSRFVDITILNRSGKLLR, encoded by the coding sequence ATGAGACTATCCGCCTGGCTGCGCGCTGCGCTCGCTTCACTGCTTGCGTTCCTGGCTGCGAGTGCCGGCGCCGACATCGTCATCGGCCAGGTGGCAGCGTTCAGCGGCCCGCTTGCTCCCACCGGCACACACATGCGTGCAGGCGCACAGCTCCTGTTCGACGCCGTAAACGCCGAGGGCGGGATACACGGGGCGCGGATTCGGCTGGTTTCGGCCGACGACGGCTACAAGACCGACGAGACAGTCCGTCTCGCGCGCGAAATGCTCCGGCACGAGCAGCCGCTGGCTTTCATCGGCTTCGTCGGCACCGGCAACGTCGAGGCGATGCTCGACCACAAGGTGCTCGCCGAAGCCGGCATTCCGCTCATCGCCGTCCGCTCGGGCGCGGAAACGCTGGTCCGCCGCAACGACCCCTTCCTGTTCATGACGCGCGCCAGCTACGCGGAGGAGATCGACAGGATCACCGACCAGTACGCGACCACCGGCTACAAACGCTTTGCCGTCCTCTACCAGGACGACGCCTTCGGCAAGGGCGCCTTGGCGAGTGCCGAGCAGTCGATCCAGAAGGCCGGCGGCACCCTCGTCGCCAAGGGAGCATACGAGAAGAACACGACCAACGTCGGCGCCGCCGTGCAGACCATCGCTGCCGCGCAGCCGCAGGCCGTCATCCTGATCGCCAACACGGCCGCCAGCGCCGAGTTTCTGCTGCAGTCACGCGCCGCCGGCAACCTGGCGCAGTATGTCGCGCTGTCGGTGACCGACGCCGCGCAGGTGGTGCAGAAGATCGGCGCCGAGAAGGCTGCGGGGCTGGCATTGACGCAGGTGGTGCCCGATCCGAACAGCCACACGATTCCCCTGATCAAGGAGATTCAGGACAACTTCAGGAAGTTCAAACCAAAGGACGTGACCCTCAATCACACGTTCGTCGAGGGCTACCTGGGTGCCAAGGTGCTGGTCGAGGCGCTCCGCCGGGCGGGCCCCGAACCAACGCGACGCAGGCTGCGCGACGCGCTCGAAGCGCTCCCGAACCACGACGTCGGCGGCGTCTTCATCAGCTTTTCGCCACGGCGGCACGCCGGGTCGCGCTTCGTCGACATCACCATCCTCAACCGCAGCGGCAAGCTGCTGCGCTGA
- a CDS encoding PEP-CTERM sorting domain-containing protein, producing MKKNLVAAVTAAVLSLALTSASAAVVRSDFNFDAEGWGTGKISLSGLLPAVDDSFTGPVGHDPTAGTLRTGDLYPWTTFRSSAAYSGDKSAFFGGSISYDLQDSQNDGNSFPNIAILGDAGRMIFIATAPPGTASLTHYDFALDTTAGWLTNNPFALVASDAYIQAVLANVHGIWINADWKTGDDQGNDDSRLDNVCLRDARSSCAVGRIPEPAALTLFGLAIGLLGLSRSDRRPAAQRQR from the coding sequence ATGAAGAAGAACCTGGTTGCAGCAGTCACTGCGGCGGTCCTCAGCCTTGCCCTGACGAGCGCGTCGGCCGCCGTCGTCCGCTCCGACTTCAACTTCGACGCAGAGGGCTGGGGAACCGGCAAGATCAGCCTGTCCGGCCTGCTGCCGGCGGTCGACGACAGCTTCACCGGCCCTGTCGGTCATGACCCGACCGCCGGCACACTGCGAACCGGTGACCTCTATCCGTGGACCACCTTCCGCTCGTCGGCAGCCTACAGCGGGGACAAGAGTGCCTTCTTCGGCGGCTCGATCAGCTACGACCTGCAGGACAGCCAGAACGATGGCAACTCCTTCCCCAACATCGCGATTCTCGGCGACGCGGGCCGCATGATCTTCATTGCGACCGCACCACCGGGAACCGCCAGCCTGACGCACTACGACTTCGCCCTCGACACAACGGCCGGCTGGCTGACGAACAACCCGTTCGCACTGGTGGCAAGCGACGCCTACATCCAGGCCGTCCTCGCCAACGTGCATGGCATCTGGATCAATGCCGACTGGAAGACCGGCGACGACCAGGGCAACGACGATTCCCGGCTCGACAACGTCTGCCTGCGCGACGCCCGCTCGTCGTGCGCCGTCGGCCGCATCCCGGAACCTGCCGCGCTGACCCTGTTCGGCCTCGCGATCGGTCTCCTCGGGCTGTCCAGGAGCGACCGCCGACCAGCGGCCCAGCGGCAGCGCTGA
- a CDS encoding amino acid transporter: MFFAAFVQGLALGLGLIVAIGAQNAFVLRQGLRREHVGSVIAFCALTDALLIAAGVMGMAQALAESAGVARVLALAGAAFLSFYGFQALRRARRSHQLQAAPGGAALSHRTAVAQAAAFSLLNPHVYLDTVLLVGSIGARQPADSRWCFVLGASTASLLWFGLLGLGARWLAPWFARPRAWQVLDVLTGLTMCALAGLLLRHLGNGS, translated from the coding sequence ATGTTCTTCGCGGCATTCGTTCAGGGACTCGCGCTGGGCCTTGGACTCATCGTCGCCATCGGCGCGCAGAACGCCTTCGTGTTGCGTCAGGGCCTGCGCCGGGAGCATGTCGGCAGCGTCATCGCGTTCTGTGCCCTGACGGACGCGCTGTTGATCGCCGCCGGCGTCATGGGAATGGCGCAAGCGCTCGCCGAAAGCGCCGGCGTCGCACGCGTCCTGGCTCTGGCAGGCGCTGCCTTCCTGAGCTTCTACGGGTTCCAGGCCCTGCGCCGTGCGCGCCGTTCGCACCAGCTGCAGGCAGCACCAGGCGGTGCGGCGCTGAGCCACAGGACGGCCGTTGCTCAGGCTGCGGCGTTCTCGCTGCTCAACCCCCACGTCTACCTCGATACGGTGCTCCTGGTGGGCAGCATCGGCGCCCGGCAGCCCGCCGACTCGCGCTGGTGCTTCGTCCTCGGGGCAAGCACGGCCAGCCTCCTCTGGTTTGGGCTGCTTGGACTCGGCGCTCGCTGGCTGGCGCCCTGGTTTGCCCGACCACGCGCCTGGCAGGTGCTCGACGTGCTGACCGGCTTGACCATGTGTGCCTTGGCCGGCCTGCTCCTGCGGCACCTCGGCAATGGTTCTTGA
- the mutS gene encoding DNA mismatch repair protein MutS: protein MMQQYLRLKAEHPGLLLFYRMGDFYELFHEDAEKAARLLDITLTTRGQSAGQPIRMAGVPYHALEQYLAKLVKLGESVVICEQVGDPATSKGPVERAVSRIVTPGTLTDAALLDEKRDTLLLAIHFTRQLAGLAWINLASGEFRVCEVAPGRVTGTLERIRPAEIVVAETLTPAFTTDAPLTRQPDWHFDVEAGGRELCAHFGTSSLAGFGADGLRPAIAAAGALLRYARATQTRALPHLRALTVERDATFLGLDTATRRNLELTETLRGQPAPTLYSLLDSCVCAMGSRLLRHALHHPWRDPAIPAARHAAIAMLLDDGGRSLRALRQALRGFADIERIAGRIGLASARPRDLSSLRDSLRRLADLRAPLQAISGAPLLAELLLQLATPTTTLDLLQRAIQPEPAALVRDGGVIATGFDAELDELRALNENCGAFLVELEARERERTGIANLKVEYNRVHGFYIEVSHANASRVPDDYRRRQTLKNAERYLTPELKAFEDKALSAQDRALARERLLYDGVLATLQPELPELQRVAQAVAASDLLASLADTAQRRNYCRPVFSNEPGLLIEGGRHPVVEEQLAGGESFIANDTRLSDERRLLLITGPNMGGKSTYMRQTALIALLAHIGSYVPATRAVLGPLDQIFTRIGAADDLAGGRSTFMVEMTESAAILHHAGEQSLVLMDEVGRGTSTFDGMALAFAICRQLIEKNRCLTLFATHYFELTLLANEYAELANVHLDAIEHGQRIVFLHAVEEGPANQSYGIQVAALAGIPTAVLKAARRQLREFEQRASINPLQPDLFASALSTAAEAGEPATHPAIERLQAIDPDRLTPREALDALYELRALLQ, encoded by the coding sequence ATGATGCAGCAGTACCTGCGGCTGAAGGCGGAGCATCCTGGCCTGCTGCTCTTCTACCGCATGGGCGACTTCTACGAGTTGTTCCATGAAGACGCCGAAAAGGCCGCGCGCCTGCTCGACATCACGTTGACGACGCGCGGACAGTCGGCCGGGCAGCCGATCCGGATGGCCGGCGTGCCTTACCACGCGCTCGAGCAATATCTCGCGAAGCTGGTGAAGCTCGGCGAATCGGTGGTCATCTGCGAGCAGGTGGGCGACCCGGCGACCAGCAAGGGGCCGGTCGAACGAGCCGTGTCGCGCATCGTCACCCCCGGCACGCTCACCGACGCGGCGCTGCTCGACGAGAAGCGCGACACGCTGCTGCTGGCGATCCATTTCACCCGCCAGCTCGCGGGACTCGCCTGGATCAACCTGGCGAGCGGCGAGTTCCGCGTCTGCGAGGTCGCTCCCGGCCGGGTCACTGGCACCCTCGAACGGATCCGGCCGGCCGAGATCGTCGTCGCCGAGACGCTGACACCCGCTTTCACCACCGATGCACCGCTGACCCGGCAGCCGGACTGGCATTTCGACGTCGAGGCCGGTGGCCGCGAGCTGTGCGCGCACTTCGGCACGAGTTCGCTCGCCGGCTTTGGCGCCGATGGCCTGCGGCCGGCGATTGCCGCTGCCGGCGCGCTGCTGCGCTATGCGCGGGCGACGCAGACGCGCGCCCTGCCGCACCTGCGGGCGCTGACCGTCGAGCGCGACGCCACCTTTCTCGGACTCGACACCGCCACCCGGCGCAACCTCGAACTCACCGAAACCCTGCGCGGGCAGCCGGCACCGACGCTGTACAGCCTGCTCGACTCATGCGTCTGTGCCATGGGCTCGCGGCTCCTGCGGCACGCGCTGCATCATCCCTGGCGCGATCCGGCGATCCCGGCGGCGCGGCACGCGGCGATCGCCATGCTGCTCGACGACGGGGGCCGCAGCCTGCGCGCGCTGCGCCAGGCGCTGCGCGGCTTCGCCGACATCGAGCGGATCGCCGGCCGCATCGGCCTTGCCAGCGCCCGCCCGCGCGACCTGTCGAGCTTGCGCGACAGCCTGCGACGACTGGCCGACCTGCGCGCGCCGCTGCAGGCGATCAGCGGCGCACCCCTGCTGGCCGAACTGCTGCTGCAACTGGCGACGCCGACGACCACCCTCGACCTGCTGCAGCGCGCGATCCAGCCCGAGCCGGCGGCGCTGGTCCGCGACGGTGGTGTCATCGCCACCGGTTTCGACGCCGAACTCGACGAACTGCGCGCGCTGAACGAGAACTGCGGAGCGTTCCTCGTCGAACTCGAGGCACGCGAGCGCGAGCGGACGGGAATCGCCAACCTGAAGGTGGAATACAACCGCGTGCATGGGTTCTACATCGAAGTCAGCCATGCCAACGCCAGCCGCGTGCCCGACGACTACCGCCGGCGGCAGACGCTGAAGAACGCCGAGCGCTACCTGACACCGGAGCTGAAGGCCTTCGAGGACAAGGCGCTGTCGGCGCAGGATCGGGCGCTGGCGCGCGAGCGGCTGCTCTACGACGGCGTCCTGGCGACCCTGCAGCCAGAGCTGCCGGAGCTGCAGCGGGTGGCGCAGGCAGTCGCCGCCAGCGACCTGCTGGCGAGTCTTGCCGACACGGCGCAGCGGCGCAACTACTGCCGACCGGTGTTCAGCAACGAACCCGGACTGCTGATCGAGGGCGGCCGCCACCCGGTCGTCGAGGAGCAGCTCGCCGGCGGCGAGAGCTTCATCGCCAACGATACCCGCCTGAGCGACGAGCGGCGGCTACTGCTGATCACCGGCCCGAACATGGGCGGCAAGTCGACCTACATGCGGCAGACGGCGCTGATCGCGCTGCTCGCCCACATCGGCAGCTATGTGCCGGCAACCCGCGCCGTGCTCGGCCCGCTCGACCAGATCTTCACCCGCATCGGCGCCGCCGACGATCTGGCAGGTGGACGTTCGACCTTCATGGTCGAGATGACCGAATCGGCCGCCATCCTGCACCACGCCGGCGAGCAGAGCCTGGTGCTTATGGACGAGGTCGGGCGCGGCACCTCGACCTTCGACGGCATGGCGCTGGCTTTCGCCATCTGCCGGCAGCTGATCGAGAAGAATCGCTGCCTGACGCTCTTCGCCACGCATTACTTCGAGCTGACCCTGCTCGCCAACGAATACGCCGAACTGGCGAACGTGCACCTGGACGCGATCGAGCATGGGCAGCGCATCGTCTTCCTGCATGCCGTCGAGGAGGGGCCGGCGAACCAGAGCTACGGCATCCAGGTGGCAGCGCTGGCCGGCATCCCGACTGCGGTGCTGAAGGCAGCGCGGCGGCAGTTGCGCGAGTTCGAGCAGCGGGCGTCGATCAACCCGTTGCAGCCCGACCTCTTTGCCAGCGCGCTGTCGACGGCCGCCGAAGCCGGCGAACCGGCCACCCACCCGGCGATCGAGCGGCTGCAAGCCATCGATCCCGACCGGCTGACGCCGCGCGAGGCGCTCGATGCGCTCTACGAACTGCGGGCGCTGCTGCAATGA
- a CDS encoding metallophosphoesterase, which translates to MKRARTGRQLLAGLGGLLLACTLQAATWRFAAIGDTPYSGHELRELPRMFADIAAEHPAFIVHVGDIKDSREVCSDALLDARRDLLDASPVPLIYVPGDNEWTDCRHLPAGKFDPLERLQKLRQLFFAAPRSLGQSPLPLERQPGDYPEHLRWRLGPVLFISLNVPGPNNNFGLGLEPSGEFVARNPVVIDWLRQGFAVARHEGFAGIVIVMQGNPAFRHHAAGLPHAGYRTLLDTLSRESVAFAGQVLLIHGDSHWQRIDQPLRDPLTKRPIGNVTRLETFGYPFMGWMKVIIDDQQPQLFRFEVHPHPRRLP; encoded by the coding sequence ATGAAGCGGGCCAGAACGGGCCGGCAACTGCTCGCCGGGCTCGGCGGCCTGCTGCTGGCGTGCACGCTGCAGGCGGCGACCTGGCGCTTCGCGGCGATCGGCGACACCCCGTACAGCGGCCACGAACTGCGCGAACTGCCGCGGATGTTCGCCGACATCGCCGCCGAGCATCCGGCCTTCATCGTGCACGTCGGCGACATCAAGGACAGTCGCGAGGTCTGCAGTGACGCACTGCTCGACGCTCGCCGCGATCTCCTCGACGCCTCGCCGGTACCGCTGATCTACGTTCCCGGTGACAACGAGTGGACCGACTGCCGCCATCTCCCGGCCGGGAAGTTCGATCCGCTCGAGCGTCTGCAGAAGCTGCGGCAGTTGTTCTTTGCCGCGCCGCGCTCGCTCGGCCAATCGCCTCTGCCGCTCGAGCGGCAGCCGGGAGACTACCCGGAACATCTGCGCTGGCGGCTCGGCCCGGTACTCTTCATCTCGCTCAACGTTCCCGGGCCGAACAACAACTTCGGTCTGGGCCTCGAGCCATCCGGCGAGTTCGTCGCCCGCAACCCGGTCGTCATCGACTGGCTGCGGCAGGGCTTTGCCGTTGCTCGGCACGAGGGGTTCGCCGGCATCGTCATCGTCATGCAGGGGAACCCGGCGTTCCGCCACCACGCCGCCGGCCTGCCGCATGCCGGCTATCGCACGCTGCTCGACACCCTGAGCCGGGAAAGCGTCGCCTTCGCCGGGCAGGTGCTGCTGATCCACGGCGACTCGCACTGGCAACGCATCGACCAGCCGTTGCGCGATCCGCTGACGAAGCGGCCGATCGGCAACGTCACCCGTCTCGAGACCTTCGGTTACCCGTTCATGGGCTGGATGAAGGTCATCATCGACGATCAGCAGCCGCAGTTGTTCCGCTTCGAGGTTCACCCGCATCCGCGTCGCCTGCCCTGA